One window from the genome of Drosophila albomicans strain 15112-1751.03 chromosome 2L, ASM965048v2, whole genome shotgun sequence encodes:
- the LOC117564755 gene encoding activating transcription factor of chaperone isoform X1, protein MESLDLPKELYWDLKLEPASPPTTVASELFSLDEPTVATFLYDDNFAHGISIMSDDEAESLQEAVSMELLSGEDLVVEFLDLKDEECLLDQKAPHYIEYETASFPQHLDVVSQALLPITKGQVAEFQHCDASFTLQQLTPPQSPPQFNAYQQQQQQQELVKEEQKVQPYVADVAAAPTAVVAPAYSFTNNWTPVNDNVREAQLVDDIVNMRAKELELPTNWQLYNDDCESQASSSMGSSSSNSDTSVTGSSVADADEEWLPEMSSNSPAHTIEEEQSPSASPSSSSGSAKKRTRTYGRGVEDRKIRKKEQNKNAATRYRQKKKIEMEHVLGEEQELVQANEELRRTLSERRNESRYLRQLIREFYEGRKK, encoded by the exons ATGGAAAGTTTAGATTTACCCAAGGAATTGTATTGGGATCTCAAGCTGGAGCCGGCTTCGCCACCAACAACTGTGGCCAGCGAGCTCTTCTCGCTTGATGAGCCAACAGTCGCCACTTTTCTGTATGACGATAACTTTGCACATG GCATTTCTATAATGAGCGACGATGAGGCGGAGAGCTTGCAAGAAGCTGTCTCCATGGAGTTGCTTAGTGGCGAAGATTTGGTTGTGGAGTTTCTTGACCTGAAGGATGAAG AGTGCCTACTAGACCAAAAGGCGCCGCACTACATCGAGTATGAGACAGCAAGCTTCCCACAGCACCTTGATGTGGTGTCGCAGGCTCTACTTCCCATAACTAAAGGACAGGTCGCGGAATTCCAACACTGCGATGCTTCGTTCACTTTGCAGCAGCTGACCCCGCCTCAGTCGCCGCCTCAATTTAATGcgtaccaacaacaacagcaacagcaggaacTCGTCAAAGAGGAGCAGAAGGTG CAGCCCTATGTCGCGGATGTCGCTGCAGCCCCAACGGCAGTGGTCGCTCCGGCCTATAGTTTCACCAACAACTGGACGCCAGTGAACGACAACGTTCGCGAAGCTCAGCTTGTCGACGACATTGTCAACATGCGGGCCAAGGAGCTGGAGCTGCCCACCAACTGGCAGCTGTACAACGATGACTGCGAATCACAAGCGTCGTCATCgatgggcagcagcagcagcaacagtgaCACCAGCGTCACTGGCAGCAGCGTTGCGGATGCGGATGAAGAGTGGCTGCCAGAGATGAGCAGCAACTCGCCGGCGCATACCATCGAGGAGGAGCAATCACCATCTGCATCACCCAGCAGCAGCTCGGGCAGTGCCAAGAAACGAACTCGCACCTACGGACGCGGAGTGGAGGATCGTAAGATTAGAAAAAAGGAGCAGAACAAGAACGCCGCTACGCGTTATCgccagaagaagaagatcgAAATGGAGCACGTGCTGGGCGAAGAGCAGGAACTGGTGCAGGCCAATGAGGAGTTGCGTCGCACACTCTCCGAGCGTCGCAATGAATCGCGATATTTGCGTCAGTTGATACGCGAGTTTTACGAGGGCCgcaagaaatag
- the LOC117564755 gene encoding activating transcription factor of chaperone isoform X2, which yields MESLDLPKELYWDLKLEPASPPTTVASELFSLDEPTVATFLYDDNFAHGISIMSDDEAESLQEAVSMELLSGEDLVVEFLDLKDEECLLDQKAPHYIEYETASFPQHLDVVSQALLPITKGQVAEFQHCDASFTLQQLTPPQSPPQFNAYQQQQQQQELVKEEQKVPYVADVAAAPTAVVAPAYSFTNNWTPVNDNVREAQLVDDIVNMRAKELELPTNWQLYNDDCESQASSSMGSSSSNSDTSVTGSSVADADEEWLPEMSSNSPAHTIEEEQSPSASPSSSSGSAKKRTRTYGRGVEDRKIRKKEQNKNAATRYRQKKKIEMEHVLGEEQELVQANEELRRTLSERRNESRYLRQLIREFYEGRKK from the exons ATGGAAAGTTTAGATTTACCCAAGGAATTGTATTGGGATCTCAAGCTGGAGCCGGCTTCGCCACCAACAACTGTGGCCAGCGAGCTCTTCTCGCTTGATGAGCCAACAGTCGCCACTTTTCTGTATGACGATAACTTTGCACATG GCATTTCTATAATGAGCGACGATGAGGCGGAGAGCTTGCAAGAAGCTGTCTCCATGGAGTTGCTTAGTGGCGAAGATTTGGTTGTGGAGTTTCTTGACCTGAAGGATGAAG AGTGCCTACTAGACCAAAAGGCGCCGCACTACATCGAGTATGAGACAGCAAGCTTCCCACAGCACCTTGATGTGGTGTCGCAGGCTCTACTTCCCATAACTAAAGGACAGGTCGCGGAATTCCAACACTGCGATGCTTCGTTCACTTTGCAGCAGCTGACCCCGCCTCAGTCGCCGCCTCAATTTAATGcgtaccaacaacaacagcaacagcaggaacTCGTCAAAGAGGAGCAGAAGGTG CCCTATGTCGCGGATGTCGCTGCAGCCCCAACGGCAGTGGTCGCTCCGGCCTATAGTTTCACCAACAACTGGACGCCAGTGAACGACAACGTTCGCGAAGCTCAGCTTGTCGACGACATTGTCAACATGCGGGCCAAGGAGCTGGAGCTGCCCACCAACTGGCAGCTGTACAACGATGACTGCGAATCACAAGCGTCGTCATCgatgggcagcagcagcagcaacagtgaCACCAGCGTCACTGGCAGCAGCGTTGCGGATGCGGATGAAGAGTGGCTGCCAGAGATGAGCAGCAACTCGCCGGCGCATACCATCGAGGAGGAGCAATCACCATCTGCATCACCCAGCAGCAGCTCGGGCAGTGCCAAGAAACGAACTCGCACCTACGGACGCGGAGTGGAGGATCGTAAGATTAGAAAAAAGGAGCAGAACAAGAACGCCGCTACGCGTTATCgccagaagaagaagatcgAAATGGAGCACGTGCTGGGCGAAGAGCAGGAACTGGTGCAGGCCAATGAGGAGTTGCGTCGCACACTCTCCGAGCGTCGCAATGAATCGCGATATTTGCGTCAGTTGATACGCGAGTTTTACGAGGGCCgcaagaaatag
- the LOC117564755 gene encoding activating transcription factor of chaperone isoform X3 has protein sequence MSSYNIFMQQAYECLLDQKAPHYIEYETASFPQHLDVVSQALLPITKGQVAEFQHCDASFTLQQLTPPQSPPQFNAYQQQQQQQELVKEEQKVQPYVADVAAAPTAVVAPAYSFTNNWTPVNDNVREAQLVDDIVNMRAKELELPTNWQLYNDDCESQASSSMGSSSSNSDTSVTGSSVADADEEWLPEMSSNSPAHTIEEEQSPSASPSSSSGSAKKRTRTYGRGVEDRKIRKKEQNKNAATRYRQKKKIEMEHVLGEEQELVQANEELRRTLSERRNESRYLRQLIREFYEGRKK, from the exons ATGAGCagttataatatatttatgcaacAAGCCTATg AGTGCCTACTAGACCAAAAGGCGCCGCACTACATCGAGTATGAGACAGCAAGCTTCCCACAGCACCTTGATGTGGTGTCGCAGGCTCTACTTCCCATAACTAAAGGACAGGTCGCGGAATTCCAACACTGCGATGCTTCGTTCACTTTGCAGCAGCTGACCCCGCCTCAGTCGCCGCCTCAATTTAATGcgtaccaacaacaacagcaacagcaggaacTCGTCAAAGAGGAGCAGAAGGTG CAGCCCTATGTCGCGGATGTCGCTGCAGCCCCAACGGCAGTGGTCGCTCCGGCCTATAGTTTCACCAACAACTGGACGCCAGTGAACGACAACGTTCGCGAAGCTCAGCTTGTCGACGACATTGTCAACATGCGGGCCAAGGAGCTGGAGCTGCCCACCAACTGGCAGCTGTACAACGATGACTGCGAATCACAAGCGTCGTCATCgatgggcagcagcagcagcaacagtgaCACCAGCGTCACTGGCAGCAGCGTTGCGGATGCGGATGAAGAGTGGCTGCCAGAGATGAGCAGCAACTCGCCGGCGCATACCATCGAGGAGGAGCAATCACCATCTGCATCACCCAGCAGCAGCTCGGGCAGTGCCAAGAAACGAACTCGCACCTACGGACGCGGAGTGGAGGATCGTAAGATTAGAAAAAAGGAGCAGAACAAGAACGCCGCTACGCGTTATCgccagaagaagaagatcgAAATGGAGCACGTGCTGGGCGAAGAGCAGGAACTGGTGCAGGCCAATGAGGAGTTGCGTCGCACACTCTCCGAGCGTCGCAATGAATCGCGATATTTGCGTCAGTTGATACGCGAGTTTTACGAGGGCCgcaagaaatag
- the LOC127565290 gene encoding gustatory and pheromone receptor 39a-like, whose translation MSPCRDMRLYLRFLYALGMICARLDEENCLLQISANSETYALIYTLSILAGILGCFSYAYFNPDELFMNVYTKTGNFYERMNLLRFCVVLCLLHICLYWRRRRHILLVETLLKLNRLCSSERTDRYFMRIFITYSVLFVVSFFNYANGYAQTGLEQVAMLIYVAIYTYGFLSMSLLVVFFVCLQRIIAAGLAYYNQKLDANDSSTNCRGVLVERQRLLSLITGELNNCFGLLMLPIVPLILLMAPTGPLYLLSTAMEGKFHTFFQISIVSITASLWNVPWLAVMTLLMRSNFITVEANKTAKILAKIPRTGSGLDKMVEKFLLKNLRQQPILTAYGFFALDKSTLFKLFTAIFTYMVILVQFKEMENSTKSLQKAQLNFADT comes from the exons ATGTCACCGTGTCGGGACATGCGTTTGTATCTCCGCTTTCTATATGCGCTGGGAATGATATGTGCTCGCCTCGATGAGGAAAACTGTCTGCTACAGATATCAGCAAACAGTGAAACTTATGCACTGATCTATACGCTCAGCATACTAGCCGGAATACTCGGGTGTTTCTCGTATGCATATTTCAATCCGGACGAGTTGTTCATGAATGTTTACACGAAGACTGGCAATTTCTATGAGCGCATGAATCTGTTACGATTTTGTGTGGTGCTTTGTCTGCTTCACATCTGCCTCTATTGGCGACGACGTCGTCACATATTACTAGTGGAAACGCTGCTGAAGCTTAACAGACTCTGCTCAAGTGAACGAACTGATCGATACTTTATGCGCATCTTCATCACGTATAGTGTCCTATTTGTAGTCAGCTTCTTCAACTATGCCAATGGATATGCGCAGACGGGCTTAGAGCAAGTTGCCATGTTAATTTATGTCGCAATATATACTTATGGATTTCTGTCCATGAGTCTCCTGGTTGTGTTCTTCGTCTGCTTGCAAAGAATCATTGCCGCTGGCCTAGCCTATTACAATCAGAAGCTAGATGCAAATGATTCAAGCACTAATTGTAGGGGTGTTCTGGTTGAGCGACAGCGTTTATTAAGTCTTATAACGGGGGAGCTTAACAATTGCTTTGGACTCCTCATGCTTCCCATTGTGCCACTTATTCTGTTAATGGCCCCAACTGGACCTCTCTATCTACTAAGCACCGCAATGGAGGGCAAATTTCATACCTTCTTTCAAATTTCCATTGTTAGCATCACGGCCAGCCTGTGGAATGTGCCTTGGCTGGCAGTGATGACGTTGTTGATGCGCTCGAACTTCATCACAGTCGAG GCCAATAAAACTGCCAAGATTCTTGCAAAAATACCTCGAACTGGTTCGGGCTTAGATAAAATG GTCGAAAAGTTTCTGCTGAAGAACCTACGTCAGCAACCCATATTGACAGCCTATGGATTTTTTGCTTTGGATAAGAGCACCCTATTCAAG CTCTTTACAGCGATCTTCACTTATATGGTCATATTGGTGCAATTCaaggaaatggaaaattcTACAAAATCGTTGCAGAAAGCACAGCTCAATTTTGCTGACACCTAA